A single window of Gemmatimonadota bacterium DNA harbors:
- a CDS encoding ABC transporter ATP-binding protein, with protein sequence MIRYEGFAKRYGQVEAVRDLTMEVRDGETLALIGPNGSGKTTCLKGALGLIRPSEGSVDVAGRDPFSDPGARAAIGYLPQRLGFPEGATAEEILHFHAGLRGADVARVGDLLDRFGLADAGSRRADTFSGGMRQRLGLAVTLVGDPEALVLDEPSAALDPSASLAIRDALGALREQSRTLVFSSHDLAEVGTLADRVAVFVAGELRALGSPRELAASFGLPSRLRLAVSAGGAGVAEAALRAGAQDVSVADDVLSCRVAPGAEAGVLEALRALGAPLGELSVTEPGVEDVYRAITAPAPRLVA encoded by the coding sequence ATGATCCGGTACGAGGGCTTCGCCAAGCGCTACGGCCAGGTCGAGGCCGTCAGGGACCTCACGATGGAGGTCCGCGACGGGGAAACGCTGGCGCTCATCGGTCCGAACGGATCGGGAAAGACCACCTGCCTGAAGGGCGCGCTCGGGCTGATCAGACCCTCGGAGGGTTCGGTCGATGTGGCGGGGCGCGATCCGTTCAGCGATCCGGGCGCGCGCGCGGCGATCGGTTACCTGCCCCAGCGCCTCGGCTTCCCCGAGGGCGCCACCGCGGAGGAAATCCTGCACTTCCACGCCGGCTTGCGGGGCGCCGACGTCGCACGGGTGGGCGACCTGCTCGACCGCTTCGGCCTCGCCGACGCGGGTTCCCGCAGGGCCGACACGTTCAGCGGCGGGATGCGCCAACGGCTGGGTCTCGCGGTCACGCTCGTCGGCGACCCCGAGGCGCTCGTCCTGGACGAGCCGAGCGCGGCGCTGGACCCGTCCGCATCGCTCGCCATACGGGACGCGCTGGGCGCGCTCAGGGAGCAGTCGCGCACGCTGGTTTTCTCCTCGCACGACCTGGCCGAAGTGGGAACCCTGGCGGACCGCGTGGCCGTGTTCGTGGCCGGCGAGTTGAGGGCGCTGGGCTCACCGCGTGAGCTGGCGGCCAGCTTCGGGCTCCCGAGCCGTTTACGCCTGGCGGTGAGCGCCGGCGGAGCGGGCGTCGCGGAGGCCGCGCTGCGCGCGGGCGCTCAGGATGTGTCGGTGGCCGACGACGTGCTCTCCTGCCGGGTCGCTCCCGGCGCCGAGGCCGGCGTGCTCGAGGCGCTGCGCGCTCTGGGCGCCCCGCTCGGCGAGCTGAGCGTGACCGAGCCGGGGGTGGAAGACGTGTACCGAGCGATCACGGCGCCCGCGCCGAGGCTGGTGGCATGA